GTCTGTAGGAGAAATTCCATATTTGGTAAGGGGTAAGGCTAACAGTTTTTGTGACTGCTGGTAGTAGAGAAAGACAGGTACCTCGCCTCGATGGCGTTGCAATACTTGTTTAAGTTGAAAGAGGCTCTTCTCATTCTCGTCCGTTATTAACAAGTATACTTTTGTTACGGATCCGTCTCCGTTCCTCTTCCTTTCCTGTATCGCGGAGGTCTGTTCCACCTTCAGCAATTGTTTTGCTATCAAACGTATACCCTTCTCATCGACTTGCACACTCCCATATACACATACAGGGTCTTCTTCTTTTAACAGAAGTTGCACCTCTTGATACACCTTCGGAAACAAGATTACTTCGATACTGTGCACTTTATCTTCTACCGTAGCAAAAGCCATTTTTTCCCCTCGTTTGGTCGTGATCGTTTTCACCTGTGTCAGCAAGCCACCTACACGAACTTGCTTTCCCTCTTTCTCCTCTAACGCTTCTTTAAGAGTATGAGTTGACACTTGACGCAATTGAGATTCTACCGCATCCAATGGATGTGCAGATATATATAACCCTAACATTTCTCGCTCTGCCTGTAACTTCTCCTGCTCGGAATATGGAGTAATCCCTTCATACGTATATTTCTGAGGAACTGATGGAAGGACCGATTGATCAAATAAACTCATCTGATCCCGGGATCCCTTTTTCATTCCTGCTCCATTTTCTAACGCTTCATCTAGCATTGCTAGTTGTTGAGCCCGATGTCCAGAAAGGGAATCAAGTGCACCCGCTTGAATCAAAGCCTCCAACACCCTCCGGTTTACCACCCGTAAATGAATTCGCGCGCATAAGTCAAACAGATCACGGTAAGGGCGATCTTTTCGTTCGTGTATAATCGAATCAATTGCGTGTAAACCCACATGTTTAATGGCTGCTAGACCAAAGCGAATTCGTCCTTGTTGCACAGCAAAATTACGTCCACTCTCATTTACATCTGGCAGTAACACTTCAATCCCCATCCGACGAGCTTCCTCAATGTACTCCGCCATCTTGCTATGATTCCCCACCACTGAAGTTAGCAGTGCTGCCATAAAGTAGAGCGGATAGTTTGCTTTCAAATAGGCGGTACGATATGCCAATACCGCATATGCGGCAGAGTGACTACGATTAAAACCATAATCAGCAAAGCGAACGATCAGATCATATACCTCATGTGCTACTTGCTCATCATATCCTTGCGCTCGGCACCCTTTTACAAACGTAATCCGTCCCTCATGCAATTCCGCTCTCTTCTTTTTTGAGACAGCTCTTCGTAAGATGTCTGCTTCCCCTAAGCGATAGCCAGCCATCTGCGCAGCAATCCTCATGATTTGCTCTTGATACACGATGATGCCATAGGTGCTGCTAAGAATGGATCGTAAGTCCGGATGAGGATAACTCACTTTTTCTTTCCCATGTTTAGCACGAATAAAGCGAGGGATTTGCTCCATGGGACCGGGCCGATATAGTGCTAACACAGCAATAATATCCTCAAATTCCGATGGGCGCAGCTCCTTTAACACCCGCCTCATCCCCATCGATTCCATCTGAAATACTCCCGTGGTATCAGCACGTGTCAATAGACGGTAAGTCGCTGGATCCTTAAATTCAGGATCTTCCTCCCAACCGGTTGTATCTACTCCATCTGCCTCCATTAACTCCATGGTGCGTTCAATCACAGTTAAATTACGCAACCCTAAAAAATCCATCTTTAATAGACCGATATCTTCCAGATCCCCCATCGGATACTGTGTCAGCGGAATCCCATCGCTTCCTTCCATCAAAGGCACATGTTCTGTCAACGGCGTTTCCGACATAACCACACCCGCTGCATGTGTAGAAACATGTCGAGGCAATCCTTCTACGCGGCGTACTTTACGCATAAGTCCTGCTATAGAGGCATTCTCATCACAAATTCTCTCTAACTTTGGTTCTAATTGGAACGCTTTTGCAAGTGTTATGCCTGGCCTAGCAGGAATCAATTTTGCCACCTGATCCACTTCGTGGTACGGAATACCCAATACACGCCCCACATCACGAACAGCGGCACGAGCTGCCATCGTTCCAAAAGTGATAATTTGTGCCACCCGTTCCCCACCATACTTTTCCTTTACATACCTAATCACTTCGTCACGCCGTTCATCATTAAAATCAATATCAATATCTGGCATGCTGATCCGCTCAGGATTAAGAAAACGTTCAAATAGCAAATCATAACGGAGCGGATCAATATCTGTGATATAGAGAACATAGGCAACAAGACTTCCCGCTGCCGAACCCCGTCCCGGTCCAGTCGCGATCTTCTGTTGATGAGCGAAACGAATGAGATCCCACACAATGAGAAAATAGTCACTAAACCCCATCTGATCTATCACGGCTAGCTCATACTCTAAGCGCTCATGTACTTCCGCTGTCACTTCTCCATAGCGCTCGATCACACCCTCTTCACACATCTTTTTTAAATACGAGCGAGCAGACTCGCCTGCAGGCACGGGAAAGCGAGGAAGCAATTTCTCTTTCAGAGGAATCTCCAGTACACACCGTTTCGCGATTCTTTCAGTATTGGTGATCGCTTCTGGAACATGACGAAAAAGTGATTTCATCTCCTCTTCCGACTTGAGATAAAATTGATCTGAGGGAAACCGCAAACGATTCGACTCTTGAAGTTTACGACCTGTTCCAATGCAGAGCAGGCAATCGTGTACATCACTATCACCTTGTTCAAGGTAATGAACATCGTTCGTAGCTATTAACGGAACTCCCCATGCTCGTGACCAATCAATCAATTTACGATTCACTTTTTGCTGTTCTGCAAGTTGATGATCTTGTAACTCAAAGTAAAAGTGATCTTCTCCAAAGATATCTTGATACTCCCTCGTTAGTCGCTGTGCCTCCGCCGTTTGATCAGCCAGAATCGCTCTTGGAATCTCTCCTGCTAAGCAGGAACTCGTTGCGATTAGCCCTTGATGAAAGCGACGCAACAGCTTCTTATCAACGCGCGGCTTATAATGAAAACCATCGAGATGAGCATAAGATGTGAGCTTCATTAAATTCCGATATCCTTGTAGATTGGTGGCCAGTAAAAGCAAATGATAAATATCTTTCCCACGTT
This sequence is a window from Mechercharimyces sp. CAU 1602. Protein-coding genes within it:
- a CDS encoding DNA polymerase III subunit alpha, producing MGSFVHLHVHTEYSLLDGAARIEELVKKAKSLGMNALAMTDHGVLHGAIPFYRACCAHGIKPIIGCEVYVAAGDHREKSQERGKDIYHLLLLATNLQGYRNLMKLTSYAHLDGFHYKPRVDKKLLRRFHQGLIATSSCLAGEIPRAILADQTAEAQRLTREYQDIFGEDHFYFELQDHQLAEQQKVNRKLIDWSRAWGVPLIATNDVHYLEQGDSDVHDCLLCIGTGRKLQESNRLRFPSDQFYLKSEEEMKSLFRHVPEAITNTERIAKRCVLEIPLKEKLLPRFPVPAGESARSYLKKMCEEGVIERYGEVTAEVHERLEYELAVIDQMGFSDYFLIVWDLIRFAHQQKIATGPGRGSAAGSLVAYVLYITDIDPLRYDLLFERFLNPERISMPDIDIDFNDERRDEVIRYVKEKYGGERVAQIITFGTMAARAAVRDVGRVLGIPYHEVDQVAKLIPARPGITLAKAFQLEPKLERICDENASIAGLMRKVRRVEGLPRHVSTHAAGVVMSETPLTEHVPLMEGSDGIPLTQYPMGDLEDIGLLKMDFLGLRNLTVIERTMELMEADGVDTTGWEEDPEFKDPATYRLLTRADTTGVFQMESMGMRRVLKELRPSEFEDIIAVLALYRPGPMEQIPRFIRAKHGKEKVSYPHPDLRSILSSTYGIIVYQEQIMRIAAQMAGYRLGEADILRRAVSKKKRAELHEGRITFVKGCRAQGYDEQVAHEVYDLIVRFADYGFNRSHSAAYAVLAYRTAYLKANYPLYFMAALLTSVVGNHSKMAEYIEEARRMGIEVLLPDVNESGRNFAVQQGRIRFGLAAIKHVGLHAIDSIIHERKDRPYRDLFDLCARIHLRVVNRRVLEALIQAGALDSLSGHRAQQLAMLDEALENGAGMKKGSRDQMSLFDQSVLPSVPQKYTYEGITPYSEQEKLQAEREMLGLYISAHPLDAVESQLRQVSTHTLKEALEEKEGKQVRVGGLLTQVKTITTKRGEKMAFATVEDKVHSIEVILFPKVYQEVQLLLKEEDPVCVYGSVQVDEKGIRLIAKQLLKVEQTSAIQERKRNGDGSVTKVYLLITDENEKSLFQLKQVLQRHRGEVPVFLYYQQSQKLLALPLTKYGISPTDACREEIQSILGTRAVRFT